A single window of Pieris napi chromosome 8, ilPieNapi1.2, whole genome shotgun sequence DNA harbors:
- the LOC125051598 gene encoding uncharacterized protein LOC125051598 — MEGATPDIPRRTRAALAEIPARMDRLRMTPLQAIAVNTREVSPGLPTGYLSPAPSPDEQLIQQRGRKRAPVSWSPDIDTKRNSTFHSAVRTPPREGSSRSSPPKLGVTLRSTPRKRLLLDEERVPITPEKIDFSDLSTPQKFKITSPVKSTPPIKRCRLEKLLDPDYKGPIDTPLKGLSPTQLINIIKKIAHKHPEIDDEIRSEMPLPDLSPLEERLNYLKSNIFKSLPTSRLTSKTDSPAFSRVATHLAAFKKCLVDQGKMLIESQHWESVLQYVFLAWSYVRATPVWDNQPHNVQRKQCFRALSNFSMTALKKGVFTSDVLLNLQDKLQSMEADSEDVKSSVKYVESLLNDT, encoded by the exons ATGGAGGGGGCCACCCCCGACATTCCTCGTCGGACGCGTGCTGCTCTCGCTGAAATCCCTGCTCGTATGGATCGTCTTCGGATGACTCCTCTTCAAGCCATCGCTGTAAACACCAGGGAGGTGTCACCTGGCCTACCTACTGGGTACTTGAGTCCAGCACCATCTCCTGATGAACAGCTCATACAACAAAgag GTAGAAAGCGTGCTCCAGTCAGTTGGTCCCCCGACATTGACACAAAGCGCAACTCCACTTTTCATTCAGCGGTTCGTACTCCTCCACGAGAAGGTTCCAGTCGCAGTTCTCCCCCAAAACTGGGCGTGACATTACGTTCAACCCCACGCAAGCGTTTATTACTGGACGAAGAACGCGTTCCTATAACTCCCGAGAAAATAGACTTCAGTGACCTTAGTACGCCGCAAAAGTTCAAAATCACCTCCCCAGTTAAATCTACTCCACCAATAAAACGCTGCCGGTTAGAAAAACTCCTCGATCCCGATTACAAAGGTCCGATTGATACACCCCTCAAAGGTCTCAGTCCCAcacaattaataaacattatcaaaaaaattgCACACAAACATCCCGAGATCGACGACGAGATTCGGAGTGAAATGCCCCTTCCAGATCTCTCGCCATTAGAAGAAAGACTGAACTATTTAAAGTCGAACATATTTAAGAGTCTCCCAACATCAAGACTGACTTCTAAAACGGATTCACCTGCATTCTCTAGGGTCGCAACGCATCTTGCCGCGTTCAAAAAGTGTTTGGTTGACCAGGGGAAAATGTTGATAGAGTCCCAGCACTGGGAATCGGTTCTTCAATATGTCTTTTTAGCGTGGAGTTATGTTAGGGCCACCCCGGTGTGGGACAATCAGCCACATAATGTTCAAAGGAAGCAGTGTTTTAGGGCGTTGTCAAACTTTAGTATGACGGCCTTGAAAAAGGGTGTGTTCACATCAGATGTACTTTTGAATCTTCAGGACAAATTGCAGTCCATGGAGGCTGATAGCGAAGATGTTAAGTCGAGTGTTAAGTATGTTGAAAGTTTACTTAATGATACATAA